Proteins from a single region of Erythrobacter sp.:
- a CDS encoding DUF6632 domain-containing protein, with product MTVYRLLQILLVAFGVVFCLVGPLAMVWPSGWAWHEGPPAASQYFMMIVGVYATLGVFMILAARDPLRHASLIWFVAVSSAVHAAIMAVQSLEAPMHHGHLLGDVPALLLVTIAFAVLLPMAQRGEAVPTP from the coding sequence ATGACCGTATACCGCCTGCTGCAAATCCTGCTTGTCGCCTTCGGGGTGGTGTTCTGCCTCGTCGGGCCGCTGGCGATGGTCTGGCCGAGCGGCTGGGCATGGCACGAGGGGCCGCCGGCGGCCTCGCAATATTTCATGATGATCGTGGGCGTCTATGCGACGCTCGGCGTGTTCATGATCCTCGCCGCTCGCGATCCGCTGCGGCATGCCTCGCTGATCTGGTTCGTCGCCGTGTCGAGCGCGGTGCACGCGGCCATCATGGCGGTGCAATCGCTGGAAGCGCCGATGCACCACGGGCACCTGCTGGGCGATGTCCCGGCGCTGCTGCTGGTCACGATCGCCTTTGCCGTGCTGCTGCCGATGGCGCAGCGCGGTGAAGCCGTGCCAACACCCTAG
- a CDS encoding cold-shock protein, which yields MTQYGKIKSYDTGKGSGTITPDKGGDVLSFNKSDLQQQAQEPRANQRYGYDTRQIDGGKVHAINLQMEQGESDNSAKQQS from the coding sequence ATGACCCAGTATGGCAAGATCAAGTCCTACGACACCGGCAAGGGCTCCGGGACGATCACACCGGACAAGGGCGGCGACGTGCTCTCGTTCAACAAGTCCGACCTGCAACAGCAGGCGCAGGAACCGCGCGCCAATCAGCGTTACGGCTATGACACGCGCCAGATCGATGGGGGCAAGGTCCATGCGATCAACCTCCAGATGGAACAGGGCGAAAGCGACAATTCTGCCAAGCAGCAGAGCTGA
- a CDS encoding YaiI/YqxD family protein, translating into MSPITILIDADACPVKDEIYRVADRFRAEVRVVSNAPFRIPDSPRIKRVVVSDSFDAADDWIAEAADGLPKGKCVVITADILLAERCLKAGARVLKHNGEEFSHASIGGAIATRAIMADLRAGMDGIGGGPAPFSKTDRSRFLQALDRVLVGLAR; encoded by the coding sequence ATGTCACCCATCACCATTCTGATCGATGCCGATGCCTGCCCGGTGAAGGACGAGATCTACCGCGTCGCCGACCGGTTCCGCGCCGAGGTGCGCGTGGTCAGCAACGCGCCTTTCCGCATCCCCGACAGCCCGCGCATCAAGCGCGTGGTGGTGAGCGACAGCTTCGACGCGGCGGATGACTGGATCGCGGAAGCCGCGGATGGGCTGCCCAAAGGCAAGTGCGTCGTCATCACCGCCGACATCCTGCTCGCCGAACGCTGCCTGAAAGCCGGCGCGCGGGTGCTGAAACATAATGGCGAGGAATTCAGCCACGCCAGCATCGGCGGCGCCATTGCCACGCGCGCGATCATGGCAGACCTGCGCGCCGGCATGGACGGGATCGGGGGCGGCCCCGCCCCCTTCAGCAAGACCGACCGCTCGCGGTTTTTGCAGGCGCTCGATCGGGTGCTGGTGGGGCTGGCGCGTTAA
- a CDS encoding cold-shock protein, whose amino-acid sequence MSKTGTVKFFNTDKGYGFIQPDDGSSDSFVHITAVQAAGMHSLDKDQRLNYELERGRNGKESAVNLSAAD is encoded by the coding sequence ATGAGCAAGACCGGAACCGTCAAGTTTTTCAACACCGACAAGGGCTATGGCTTCATCCAGCCCGACGACGGCTCGTCGGACAGCTTCGTCCACATCACCGCCGTGCAGGCCGCCGGCATGCACAGCCTCGATAAGGACCAGCGTCTGAACTACGAGCTCGAGCGTGGCCGCAACGGCAAGGAAAGCGCCGTGAACCTCTCGGCTGCTGACTAA
- a CDS encoding FAD-binding domain-containing protein: MDFTPSRARGLARLAEFLPAAGRHYAETRNADDGPAAEGARGNVSQLSPWLHAGLIGAPEVLEAVLGQHSPRAAEKFIAEVFWRLYFKGYLEQRPQIWDDYCKGRDHGLAALEANAGLRKAYAEAVEGRTGIAAFDVWVQELVETGYLHNHARMWFASIWIFTLKLDWRLGADLFLRHLIDADAASNTLSWRWVAGLHTKGKHYLARPENIARYTAGREGGPLAAEGLAEDAEPLNEPQEYARRLLDLPPPTSPEDFAEPFALLLHDEAAHHAPLALPQAPALVIGAGRAAARSPGALGTHAAAFAQGALAGGMAEAAAAFGCSAVEWSAGEPLAPLLEAAGVSRIAVPYLPAGWTRDALAPEIAALASGGRVITLLGDLDRATWPHAKAGFFGVAKQIDALLATCGISGAR, translated from the coding sequence ATGGACTTCACCCCTTCCCGCGCGCGCGGCCTTGCGCGCCTCGCCGAATTTCTGCCCGCCGCCGGGCGCCACTATGCCGAAACCCGCAACGCCGATGATGGTCCGGCCGCAGAAGGCGCGCGTGGCAATGTCAGCCAGTTATCGCCCTGGCTCCACGCCGGTTTGATCGGCGCGCCCGAAGTGCTGGAGGCGGTGCTCGGCCAGCATTCCCCGCGGGCGGCGGAGAAGTTCATCGCCGAGGTGTTCTGGCGGCTCTACTTCAAGGGCTACCTCGAACAGCGCCCCCAGATCTGGGACGATTACTGCAAGGGCCGCGACCATGGGCTCGCCGCGCTGGAGGCGAATGCCGGCCTGCGCAAGGCCTATGCTGAGGCGGTGGAAGGGCGCACCGGCATCGCCGCCTTCGATGTCTGGGTGCAGGAGCTGGTAGAGACCGGCTACCTCCACAATCACGCGCGGATGTGGTTTGCGAGCATCTGGATCTTCACGCTGAAGCTCGACTGGCGGCTGGGTGCGGACCTGTTCCTCAGGCACCTGATAGACGCCGATGCCGCCTCGAACACGCTGTCGTGGCGCTGGGTCGCGGGGCTGCACACCAAGGGCAAGCACTACCTCGCAAGGCCTGAGAATATCGCGCGCTACACCGCCGGACGCGAGGGTGGTCCGCTGGCCGCCGAGGGCTTGGCAGAGGATGCCGAACCGCTCAACGAGCCGCAGGAATATGCCCGCCGCCTGCTCGATCTGCCGCCGCCGACAAGCCCTGAGGATTTCGCGGAGCCCTTCGCGCTGCTGCTGCATGACGAGGCCGCGCATCACGCCCCGCTCGCCCTGCCGCAAGCACCCGCGCTGGTGATCGGCGCGGGGCGGGCCGCGGCGCGCTCGCCCGGTGCGCTTGGCACCCATGCCGCGGCTTTCGCGCAAGGGGCGCTGGCGGGCGGGATGGCCGAGGCCGCAGCGGCGTTCGGCTGTTCTGCGGTAGAGTGGAGCGCGGGCGAGCCGCTTGCGCCGCTGCTCGAAGCCGCAGGCGTCAGCCGCATCGCCGTGCCTTACTTACCCGCCGGATGGACCCGCGATGCGCTCGCGCCGGAGATTGCGGCACTGGCATCCGGGGGGCGCGTGATCACCCTCCTGGGCGATCTCGACCGCGCCACCTGGCCGCATGCCAAGGCAGGGTTCTTCGGGGTAGCCAAGCAGATCGACGCTCTGCTGGCGACATGCGGGATTTCCGGGGCGCGCTAG
- a CDS encoding GFA family protein produces MTMTGGCLCGKVRYTCESDPLLCVTCHCKNCQRQAGSSLSVIIGVPTDAVSHEGELTTYNDTGDSGATVRRQFCGTCGSPVFTRVESPPGMMFIKAGTLDDTSILKPAFHCYTKSKQDWVELGDIPGFETVPQGL; encoded by the coding sequence ATGACCATGACCGGAGGCTGCCTGTGCGGCAAGGTGCGCTACACCTGCGAGAGCGATCCGCTGCTCTGCGTCACCTGCCATTGCAAGAACTGCCAGCGGCAGGCGGGATCGAGCCTTTCGGTGATCATCGGCGTGCCCACCGATGCCGTCAGCCACGAGGGCGAGCTCACCACCTATAACGACACCGGCGACAGCGGCGCGACCGTGCGGCGGCAGTTCTGCGGCACCTGCGGATCGCCGGTGTTCACGCGGGTCGAAAGCCCGCCGGGGATGATGTTCATCAAGGCCGGAACGCTGGATGATACCAGCATCCTCAAGCCCGCCTTCCACTGCTACACCAAGAGCAAGCAGGACTGGGTGGAGCTGGGCGATATTCCCGGCTTCGAGACGGTGCCCCAAGGGCTCTAG
- a CDS encoding S41 family peptidase gives MNAARTALSSVLAIALASCGGGGSSTTPPTGGGGGTPPATGGCSLAAQQDFADNVLNEWYLFPDLLASVNRSSVTTLQAYLDARVAPARAVSRDRGFTFATSIAEENALISSGSSAGFGIRLFYDTAANRVFVTEAFEGANGLAAGLDRGTEITAIGTTANPLQSVSSLMASGGPQAVVNALGPTTAGTARVLRFIQQPGGPTIERSVTKTDFALDPVSDRYGAVILNDGPKRVGYINLRTFIVADASNQLRSAFGQFRAQGVSEVIIDLRYNGGGLVEVAEVMGDLLGSGRTGQVFGRTVLRASKSALNTTRTFRSEANAIAPTRLAFITTSASASASELIANAMIPYLGTNMALVGGNTFGKPVGQDGFDLAACDLRIRALTFQTVNANGQGEYFNGLAGVVPNSCRAGDDITRPLGDTNEASIRTALDFLAGRSCTPIAGSPKGADEAQRARSGLDLPDRLPLMSDRPRAGQFEVPGMF, from the coding sequence ATGAATGCCGCCCGTACCGCGCTCAGCTCCGTTCTCGCGATTGCATTGGCAAGCTGTGGCGGCGGCGGATCGTCCACCACACCGCCCACCGGTGGCGGTGGCGGCACGCCTCCTGCCACGGGCGGCTGCTCGCTGGCCGCGCAGCAGGACTTTGCCGACAATGTCCTCAATGAATGGTACCTCTTCCCCGATCTGCTCGCGAGCGTGAACCGGTCGAGCGTCACCACCTTGCAGGCCTATCTCGATGCGCGGGTCGCCCCGGCGCGGGCGGTCAGCCGGGATCGCGGCTTCACCTTCGCCACCTCGATCGCCGAGGAAAACGCGCTGATCAGCTCGGGCTCCTCGGCGGGCTTCGGCATCCGCCTGTTCTATGACACGGCAGCCAATCGCGTGTTCGTGACCGAGGCGTTCGAAGGCGCCAACGGACTGGCCGCAGGGCTCGACCGCGGGACCGAGATCACCGCCATCGGCACCACCGCCAACCCGCTGCAAAGCGTCTCCAGCCTGATGGCAAGCGGCGGGCCGCAAGCCGTGGTCAATGCCCTCGGCCCCACCACCGCCGGCACTGCGCGCGTGCTGCGCTTCATCCAGCAGCCCGGCGGGCCGACCATCGAGCGCTCGGTGACCAAGACCGACTTCGCGCTCGATCCGGTGTCCGACCGTTACGGCGCGGTGATCCTCAATGATGGCCCCAAGCGGGTCGGCTATATCAACCTGCGCACCTTCATCGTCGCCGATGCATCGAACCAGCTGCGCAGCGCCTTCGGCCAGTTCCGTGCGCAGGGGGTGAGCGAAGTCATCATCGACCTGCGCTATAATGGCGGCGGGTTGGTGGAAGTGGCCGAGGTGATGGGCGATCTGCTCGGATCGGGCCGCACCGGACAGGTGTTCGGCCGCACCGTGCTGCGCGCCTCCAAATCCGCGCTCAACACCACCCGCACCTTCCGCAGCGAAGCCAATGCGATTGCGCCGACGCGGCTCGCCTTCATCACCACCAGCGCCAGCGCCTCGGCCAGCGAGCTGATCGCCAATGCGATGATCCCCTATCTCGGCACCAACATGGCGCTGGTGGGCGGCAACACCTTTGGCAAGCCGGTGGGGCAGGACGGGTTTGACCTCGCCGCCTGCGATCTGCGCATCCGCGCGCTGACCTTCCAGACGGTGAACGCAAACGGCCAGGGCGAATATTTCAACGGCCTCGCGGGCGTGGTGCCCAATTCCTGCCGCGCCGGAGACGATATCACCCGTCCGCTGGGCGATACGAACGAGGCCTCGATCCGCACCGCGCTCGATTTCCTCGCCGGACGCAGCTGCACGCCGATCGCAGGATCACCCAAGGGCGCGGACGAGGCGCAGCGCGCGCGTTCCGGCCTCGATCTGCCCGATCGCCTACCGCTGATGTCGGACCGCCCCCGCGCCGGGCAGTTCGAAGTGCCCGGGATGTTCTAA
- a CDS encoding YbhB/YbcL family Raf kinase inhibitor-like protein has product MTDFPAWLAPRVPVSARHSGLAVLALGSAEVLGRGGFALTSPAFAAGEELDGSFTAAEEDAVAPPLEWSAPPPGSQELVIVVEEASAKSADPACHWLVWGLPAQRGKLLEGEVPPRTGKNAFGNSEWLLPDVPEGETRHYLFQIFATDLPLVLMPGASRAELLASLQGSITACAVLHATFTGGGDDDADWEDDDI; this is encoded by the coding sequence ATGACTGATTTCCCTGCCTGGCTTGCACCCCGTGTGCCCGTTTCCGCGCGCCATTCCGGCCTCGCGGTGCTGGCGCTCGGCTCGGCCGAGGTGCTCGGACGCGGCGGTTTTGCGCTGACCAGTCCGGCCTTCGCCGCGGGCGAGGAGCTCGACGGCAGCTTCACAGCTGCCGAAGAGGACGCGGTTGCGCCTCCGCTGGAATGGAGCGCGCCGCCGCCGGGTTCACAGGAACTGGTAATCGTGGTCGAGGAAGCCTCCGCCAAGAGCGCCGATCCCGCCTGCCACTGGCTGGTGTGGGGTCTGCCGGCCCAGCGCGGCAAGCTGCTCGAAGGCGAAGTGCCGCCGCGCACGGGCAAGAATGCTTTCGGCAATTCCGAATGGCTGCTGCCCGATGTGCCGGAAGGCGAGACGCGCCACTACCTGTTCCAGATTTTCGCCACCGACCTGCCGCTCGTGCTGATGCCGGGTGCAAGCCGGGCGGAACTGCTCGCATCACTGCAAGGGTCGATCACGGCCTGCGCGGTGCTCCACGCCACCTTTACTGGCGGCGGGGATGACGATGCGGACTGGGAAGACGACGATATTTAA
- a CDS encoding SWIB/MDM2 domain-containing protein, whose amino-acid sequence MAGTTNALQKPVTLSGELEAVIGKGPMTRAQVTSKVWEYIKAHGLQDSKDKRQINPDAKLGAVIGNAQISMFKMTAAVSKHLS is encoded by the coding sequence ATGGCTGGTACGACCAACGCACTGCAGAAGCCGGTGACGCTTTCGGGTGAACTCGAAGCGGTGATCGGCAAGGGCCCGATGACCCGTGCCCAGGTGACCTCGAAGGTGTGGGAATACATCAAGGCCCACGGCCTGCAGGACAGCAAGGACAAGCGTCAGATCAATCCCGATGCCAAGCTTGGCGCGGTGATCGGCAACGCCCAGATCTCGATGTTCAAGATGACCGCTGCGGTTTCGAAGCACCTCAGCTAA
- a CDS encoding DoxX family protein — protein MIRAILRWILAVFYFAAGVVHLIKPAPFLTITPDWVPAPEAVVLLTGVAEILGAIGLVQPFSARLRQAAGWGLALYALCVWPANINHLLMDMGRADGGLGLAYHVPRMFAQPVIIWLAWWVSRPNETAREA, from the coding sequence ATGATCCGCGCGATCCTGCGCTGGATTTTGGCGGTGTTCTATTTCGCGGCAGGGGTGGTGCACCTCATCAAGCCTGCCCCCTTCCTCACCATCACCCCTGACTGGGTGCCAGCGCCTGAAGCCGTGGTGCTGCTGACGGGCGTGGCCGAAATCCTCGGTGCAATCGGGCTGGTGCAGCCCTTTTCGGCCAGGCTGCGGCAGGCGGCAGGGTGGGGCCTTGCGCTCTACGCGCTGTGCGTGTGGCCGGCCAATATCAACCATCTTCTCATGGACATGGGCCGTGCCGACGGCGGGCTGGGCCTTGCCTATCACGTGCCGCGCATGTTCGCCCAGCCGGTGATCATCTGGCTCGCATGGTGGGTGAGTCGCCCAAACGAAACGGCGCGCGAAGCCTGA
- a CDS encoding cupin domain-containing protein: MDSASGLIEQLGLAAHPEGGWYRETWRGDAGPDGRAQGTAIIFLLRSGEASHWHTVDAAELWLWQAGDPVELRLAADDAGPARSVILGADIGAGQQLQGLVAPHEWQAARPFGEPVHGYSLVSCVVVPGFDFAGFRLAEPGWEPGA, encoded by the coding sequence ATGGATAGCGCGAGCGGATTGATCGAACAATTGGGGCTTGCGGCCCATCCCGAAGGCGGGTGGTATCGCGAGACGTGGAGAGGGGACGCAGGCCCGGATGGCCGCGCGCAGGGCACCGCAATCATCTTCCTGCTGCGCAGCGGCGAAGCCTCGCACTGGCACACGGTCGATGCGGCCGAGCTGTGGTTGTGGCAGGCGGGCGATCCGGTCGAACTCCGCCTTGCCGCCGATGATGCGGGTCCGGCGCGCTCGGTGATCCTTGGCGCTGACATTGGCGCGGGGCAGCAATTGCAGGGCCTCGTTGCACCCCATGAATGGCAGGCCGCGCGCCCCTTTGGCGAGCCGGTGCACGGCTACAGCCTCGTCTCCTGCGTGGTGGTGCCGGGGTTCGACTTTGCCGGCTTCCGGCTGGCTGAGCCGGGCTGGGAACCGGGCGCATGA
- a CDS encoding dipeptidase, whose amino-acid sequence MQSFLPSRLALAVALIVAAPLSAQKVSEEQAAATAAAALDAAPVFDGHNDAPGQLRSRQNNQINAFDFTDTMDEHDHVGGDDGAMHTDLVRLKKGKVGAQFWSVYVPHNANEPAAIQQTIEQIDVTKRLIAKNPETMRYALTADEVETAMREGKIASLLGMEGGYSIGSSLAVLRQFHAMGARYMTLTHNSNIPWADAATDAPLHGGLTEFGKDVVREMNRLGMLVDLSHVSEDTMMDALDVAQAPVIFSHSGARGVTPHPRNVPDAVLARLPQNGGVVMVVALPRFINEDIRQWDARRAGELARMRAVHLGNPAAATKAMEAWLAANPEPKSTITDVADHIDHIRKVAGVEHIGIGGDYDGMPIGPVGMEDVSGYPALFTELAKRGYSQAELEMIASRNILRVMRAAEAYAASVADMAPIETLISPAAAR is encoded by the coding sequence ATGCAATCTTTCCTGCCCTCGCGCCTTGCCCTTGCCGTGGCCCTGATCGTCGCCGCGCCCCTGTCTGCGCAGAAGGTGAGCGAGGAGCAGGCCGCCGCCACCGCCGCTGCCGCGCTCGATGCCGCGCCGGTGTTCGACGGGCATAATGACGCTCCCGGCCAGCTGCGCTCGCGCCAGAATAACCAGATCAACGCCTTCGACTTTACCGACACGATGGACGAGCACGATCACGTGGGCGGCGATGACGGGGCGATGCACACCGATCTCGTCCGGCTGAAAAAGGGCAAGGTCGGCGCGCAATTCTGGTCGGTCTATGTGCCGCACAATGCCAACGAGCCTGCCGCGATCCAGCAGACCATCGAGCAGATTGACGTCACCAAGCGCCTGATCGCGAAGAACCCCGAGACCATGCGCTATGCCCTGACGGCCGACGAGGTCGAAACCGCGATGCGCGAGGGCAAGATCGCGTCCTTGCTGGGGATGGAGGGCGGCTATTCGATCGGATCGAGCCTTGCCGTGCTGCGCCAGTTCCACGCGATGGGCGCGCGTTACATGACGCTGACCCACAATTCGAACATCCCCTGGGCCGATGCGGCGACCGACGCGCCGCTGCATGGCGGGCTGACGGAGTTCGGCAAGGATGTGGTGCGCGAGATGAACCGGCTGGGGATGCTGGTCGATCTCTCCCATGTCAGCGAAGACACGATGATGGACGCGCTCGATGTGGCGCAGGCTCCGGTGATCTTCAGCCATTCGGGCGCGCGGGGCGTAACCCCGCATCCGCGCAACGTGCCCGATGCCGTGCTCGCGCGCCTGCCTCAGAACGGGGGCGTGGTGATGGTGGTCGCTCTGCCGCGCTTCATCAACGAGGATATCCGCCAGTGGGACGCGCGCCGTGCGGGCGAGCTGGCGCGGATGAGGGCCGTGCACCTCGGCAATCCCGCCGCCGCCACCAAGGCGATGGAGGCATGGCTCGCCGCGAACCCCGAGCCCAAGAGCACCATCACCGACGTTGCCGACCATATCGACCACATCCGCAAGGTGGCAGGGGTCGAGCATATCGGGATCGGCGGCGATTATGACGGCATGCCGATCGGCCCGGTCGGGATGGAGGACGTCAGCGGCTATCCGGCGCTGTTCACCGAACTCGCCAAGCGCGGCTATTCGCAGGCCGAGCTGGAGATGATTGCCAGCCGCAACATCCTGCGCGTGATGCGCGCGGCCGAAGCCTATGCCGCGAGCGTCGCGGACATGGCCCCGATCGAGACGCTGATCAGTCCCGCAGCAGCTCGTTGA
- the dapD gene encoding 2,3,4,5-tetrahydropyridine-2,6-dicarboxylate N-succinyltransferase: MTDTLIAAIEAAWDDRASVTPGHPVGEAVEAALALLDSGAARVAEPDGNGGWRVNQWLKKAVLLSFRLNDNGVVDGGAASAPAYDKVPLKFTGWDEARFREGGFRVVPGAVVRRGAHISKGAVLMPSFVNIGAYVGENTMIDTWATVGSCAQIGANVHISGGAGIGGVLEPLQAEPVIIGDNAFIGARAEVAEGVRVGEGAVLSMGVYLGASTKIVDRATGEVHIGSVPPYAVVVPGSMPGKPLPDGTMGPSLYCAVIVKTVDAQTRSKTGINELLRD; the protein is encoded by the coding sequence ATGACCGACACCCTGATCGCCGCCATCGAAGCCGCTTGGGACGACCGCGCCTCGGTCACCCCCGGTCACCCCGTGGGCGAGGCGGTGGAGGCTGCGCTCGCGCTGCTCGATAGCGGTGCGGCGCGTGTGGCCGAGCCGGACGGCAACGGCGGCTGGCGCGTCAACCAGTGGCTCAAGAAGGCCGTGCTCCTCTCCTTCCGCCTCAACGACAACGGCGTTGTCGACGGCGGCGCGGCGAGCGCGCCCGCCTATGACAAGGTGCCGCTGAAGTTCACCGGCTGGGACGAGGCGCGGTTCCGCGAAGGCGGTTTCCGCGTGGTGCCGGGCGCGGTCGTCCGCCGCGGCGCGCATATCTCCAAGGGTGCGGTGCTGATGCCGAGCTTCGTCAACATCGGCGCCTACGTTGGCGAGAACACCATGATCGACACCTGGGCCACGGTCGGCTCCTGCGCGCAAATCGGCGCCAACGTCCACATCTCGGGCGGTGCGGGGATCGGCGGCGTGCTCGAACCGCTTCAGGCCGAACCCGTGATCATCGGCGACAACGCCTTCATCGGTGCCCGCGCCGAAGTCGCCGAAGGTGTGCGCGTGGGCGAAGGCGCGGTGCTCTCGATGGGCGTCTATCTCGGCGCCTCGACCAAGATCGTCGACCGCGCCACCGGCGAAGTCCACATCGGCTCCGTCCCGCCCTATGCCGTGGTCGTGCCCGGCTCGATGCCCGGCAAGCCCCTGCCCGACGGCACCATGGGGCCGAGCCTCTACTGCGCGGTGATCGTCAAGACCGTGGACGCGCAGACCCGCTCCAAGACCGGCATCAACGAGCTGCTGCGGGACTGA
- a CDS encoding phosphotransferase family protein — protein MDIDFDKEMVGTVEVTEKDALDLASLTAWFEANVEGFEGPISYTKFKGGQSNPTYRIDTPGASYVLRRQPFGKLLPSAHAVDREYAAMTGLYPTGFPVPRTYGLCEDVEVIGSKFFVMSMADGRSLWNGALPGLSPEERREHYNALIDTMAELHLREPEKIGMGEFGKPNDYCARQITRWTKQYKLSETELMPEMERLIEWLPQTIPPQHGSSVVHGDYRLDNVIFHKTEARIIAVLDWELSTLGDPIADFSYLMLNWHNPADGRAGLVGLDIASLGIPSQEEAVARYVAKTGFPVPPMDWYFAYNLFRLAGIMQGIKKRVIDGTASSTHAQAMSDRVRPLAERAYEFALAAGMPA, from the coding sequence ATGGACATTGATTTCGACAAGGAAATGGTCGGCACGGTCGAAGTGACCGAGAAGGACGCGCTCGACCTTGCCAGCCTCACCGCGTGGTTCGAAGCCAATGTCGAAGGCTTCGAAGGCCCGATCAGCTACACCAAGTTCAAGGGCGGCCAGTCGAACCCGACCTACCGGATCGACACGCCGGGCGCCTCCTACGTGCTGCGCCGCCAGCCTTTCGGCAAGCTGCTCCCCAGCGCCCACGCGGTGGACCGCGAATATGCGGCGATGACGGGGCTCTACCCCACCGGCTTCCCCGTCCCGCGCACCTATGGCCTGTGCGAGGATGTGGAGGTGATCGGCTCCAAGTTCTTCGTGATGAGCATGGCCGATGGCCGCAGCTTGTGGAACGGAGCGCTGCCCGGCCTCTCGCCCGAAGAGCGCCGCGAACATTACAACGCGCTGATCGACACCATGGCCGAGCTGCACCTGCGCGAGCCCGAGAAAATCGGCATGGGCGAATTCGGCAAGCCCAATGATTACTGCGCGCGCCAGATCACCCGCTGGACCAAGCAGTACAAGCTCTCCGAAACCGAGCTGATGCCGGAAATGGAGCGGCTGATCGAATGGCTGCCGCAGACCATCCCGCCGCAGCATGGCTCCAGCGTGGTGCATGGCGACTACCGGCTCGACAATGTAATCTTCCACAAGACGGAAGCCCGCATCATCGCGGTGCTTGACTGGGAGCTGTCGACACTGGGCGATCCGATTGCCGACTTCAGTTACCTGATGCTCAACTGGCACAACCCGGCCGATGGCCGCGCCGGGCTGGTGGGGCTGGATATCGCGAGCCTCGGCATCCCCTCTCAGGAAGAGGCGGTGGCGCGCTATGTCGCCAAGACCGGTTTCCCCGTCCCGCCGATGGACTGGTACTTCGCCTATAACCTGTTCCGGCTCGCCGGGATCATGCAGGGCATCAAGAAGCGCGTGATCGACGGCACCGCCTCCAGCACCCACGCGCAAGCCATGAGCGACCGTGTGCGCCCGCTGGCCGAGCGGGCTTATGAATTCGCGCTGGCCGCCGGAATGCCTGCGTAA
- a CDS encoding Zn-dependent alcohol dehydrogenase has product MAKAAILEQPGQGLRIAEVTYAAPGPHEVLIDTKACGLCHSDLHFIDGHYPHALPCIPGHEAAGIVRAVGSEVRTVKPGDHVVSCLSAFCGHCEFCVTGRMALCLGGDTRRQKGETSRIAFADGSPVNQMLNLSALSEQMLIHEHACVSIDKDMPFDRAALLGCAVTTGAGTIFNACKVTPGETVLVVGCGGVGLAAINAAKIAGAGKIIAADPLPEKRALAEVLGATHTVDALAEDAAKQIIAISGGGVDWGIEAVGRQASADLAVASLRRGGTAVILGMMPLDCKVGLSAFDLLGGKKLMGALMGMNHFPVDLPRLVDFYLRGLLDLDTIIAERITLDQVNEGFNTMRAGHAARTVVVFD; this is encoded by the coding sequence ATGGCAAAAGCCGCCATCCTTGAACAACCCGGCCAGGGCCTGCGCATTGCAGAGGTCACCTATGCCGCGCCCGGTCCGCATGAAGTCCTGATCGACACCAAGGCCTGCGGGTTGTGCCATTCGGACCTGCACTTCATCGACGGGCATTATCCCCACGCCCTGCCCTGCATTCCCGGGCACGAGGCGGCGGGGATCGTGCGCGCGGTGGGCTCGGAAGTGCGCACCGTGAAGCCGGGCGATCACGTGGTCTCCTGCCTTTCGGCCTTCTGCGGCCATTGCGAGTTCTGCGTGACGGGGCGCATGGCCCTGTGCCTTGGCGGGGACACGCGCCGCCAGAAGGGCGAGACCTCGCGCATCGCCTTTGCCGATGGTTCGCCGGTCAACCAGATGCTCAACCTCTCCGCCCTGTCGGAGCAGATGCTGATCCACGAGCACGCCTGCGTTTCGATCGACAAGGACATGCCCTTCGATCGTGCGGCGCTGCTCGGCTGCGCGGTGACGACAGGGGCGGGCACGATCTTCAACGCCTGCAAGGTGACCCCGGGCGAAACCGTGCTGGTGGTCGGTTGCGGCGGCGTGGGCCTTGCCGCGATCAACGCCGCGAAAATCGCCGGCGCGGGCAAGATCATCGCCGCCGATCCCCTCCCCGAAAAGCGCGCCCTCGCCGAAGTGCTGGGTGCGACCCACACGGTCGATGCGCTCGCCGAAGACGCCGCCAAGCAGATCATCGCGATCTCGGGCGGCGGAGTGGACTGGGGGATCGAGGCGGTGGGCCGTCAGGCCTCGGCCGATCTCGCTGTCGCATCGCTGCGGCGCGGGGGCACGGCGGTAATCCTCGGCATGATGCCCTTGGACTGCAAGGTCGGCCTGTCGGCCTTTGATCTCCTCGGCGGGAAGAAGCTGATGGGCGCCTTGATGGGGATGAACCACTTCCCCGTCGATCTGCCGCGCCTTGTCGATTTCTACCTGCGCGGGCTGCTCGATCTCGACACGATCATCGCCGAGCGGATCACGCTCGATCAGGTGAACGAAGGCTTCAACACAATGCGCGCCGGCCATGCCGCCCGCACCGTCGTGGTGTTCGACTGA